From a single Streptomyces liliifuscus genomic region:
- the ruvA gene encoding Holliday junction branch migration protein RuvA produces MIAFVSGPVAALAPDSAVVEVGGIGIAVQCTPNTLSGLRMGRPAKLATSLVVREDSLTLYGFADDDERGTFELLQTASGVGPRLAQAMLAVHSPDALRRAVSTGDEKSLTAVPGIGKKGAQKLLLELKDRLGEPLGTGGQAIGTPVTAGWREQLHAALIGLGYATREADEAVSAVAPQAEAAGTPQIGQLLKAALQTLNRAR; encoded by the coding sequence ATGATCGCCTTCGTCAGCGGCCCCGTCGCCGCCCTCGCGCCAGACTCCGCGGTGGTCGAGGTGGGCGGCATCGGCATCGCGGTCCAGTGCACACCGAACACGCTCTCCGGACTCCGCATGGGCCGGCCCGCCAAGCTCGCCACCTCCCTCGTCGTACGGGAGGACTCACTGACGCTGTACGGCTTCGCCGACGACGACGAGCGGGGGACCTTCGAGCTGCTGCAGACCGCGAGCGGAGTAGGCCCGCGCCTGGCCCAGGCCATGCTCGCGGTGCACAGCCCCGACGCCCTGCGCCGCGCGGTGTCCACCGGTGACGAGAAGTCCCTCACCGCCGTCCCGGGCATCGGCAAGAAGGGTGCCCAGAAGCTCCTCCTGGAGCTCAAGGACCGCCTCGGCGAGCCCCTCGGCACCGGCGGTCAGGCCATCGGCACGCCCGTCACGGCCGGCTGGCGCGAGCAGCTGCACGCCGCGCTGATCGGCCTCGGGTACGCGACCCGCGAGGCCGACGAGGCGGTCTCCGCGGTGGCGCCGCAGGCGGAGGCGGCCGGGACGCCGCAGATCGGCCAGCTGCTGAAGGCCGCCCTGCAGACCCTCAACAGAGCGCGTTGA
- the pdxS gene encoding pyridoxal 5'-phosphate synthase lyase subunit PdxS encodes MSSTLSTPAQPTDTPATGTARVKRGMAEQLKGGVIMDVVTPEQAKIAEDAGAVAVMALERVPADIRKDGGVARMSDPDMIEGIIEAVSIPVMAKSRIGHFVEAQVLQSLGVDYIDESEVLTPADEVNHSDKWAFTTPFVCGATNLGEALRRIAEGAAMIRSKGEAGTGNVVEAVRHLRQIKNEIAKLRGYDNNELYAAAKELRAPYEIVKEVAELGKLPVVLFSAGGVATPADAALMRQLGAEGVFVGSGIFKSGDPAKRAAAIVKATTFYDDPKIIAEASRNLGEAMVGINCDTLPEAERYANRGW; translated from the coding sequence TTGTCCAGCACGCTCTCCACTCCCGCCCAGCCCACCGACACCCCTGCCACCGGCACCGCGCGCGTGAAGCGCGGCATGGCCGAGCAGCTCAAGGGCGGCGTGATCATGGACGTCGTCACGCCGGAGCAGGCGAAGATCGCCGAGGACGCGGGCGCCGTGGCCGTCATGGCCCTGGAGCGCGTGCCCGCCGACATCCGCAAGGACGGCGGCGTGGCGCGCATGTCCGACCCCGACATGATCGAGGGCATCATCGAGGCCGTGTCCATCCCGGTGATGGCCAAGTCGCGCATCGGCCACTTCGTGGAGGCCCAGGTCCTGCAGTCCCTCGGCGTCGACTACATCGACGAGTCCGAGGTCCTCACCCCCGCGGACGAGGTCAACCACTCCGACAAGTGGGCCTTCACGACCCCCTTCGTCTGTGGCGCCACCAACCTGGGCGAGGCCCTGCGCCGCATAGCCGAGGGCGCCGCCATGATCCGCTCCAAGGGCGAGGCCGGCACCGGCAACGTCGTCGAGGCCGTCCGCCACCTGCGCCAGATCAAGAACGAGATCGCCAAGCTCCGCGGCTACGACAACAACGAGCTGTACGCCGCCGCCAAGGAACTGCGCGCCCCGTACGAGATCGTCAAGGAGGTCGCCGAACTCGGCAAGCTCCCGGTCGTCCTGTTCTCCGCCGGTGGTGTGGCCACTCCCGCCGACGCCGCGCTGATGCGCCAGCTCGGCGCCGAGGGCGTCTTCGTCGGCTCCGGCATCTTCAAGTCCGGCGACCCGGCCAAGCGCGCCGCCGCCATCGTGAAGGCCACCACCTTCTACGACGACCCGAAGATCATCGCGGAGGCGTCCCGCAACCTCGGCGAGGCCATGGTCGGCATCAACTGCGACACCCTCCCCGAGGCCGAGCGCTACGCGAACCGCGGCTGGTAA
- the ruvC gene encoding crossover junction endodeoxyribonuclease RuvC encodes MRVLGVDPGLTRCGVGVVEGVAGRPLTMRGVGVVRTPADAELGQRLVAIEQGIEQWLDEHRPEFVAVERVFSQHNVRTVMGTAQASAVAMLCAARRGIPVALHTPSEVKAAVTGNGRADKAQVGAMVTRLLRLDAPPKPADAADALALAICHIWRAPAQNRLQQAVAQNRLQQAAALHASKLASQQAPGRAATDGPNHAPPHAPPHAPKGRTA; translated from the coding sequence GTGCGGGTACTGGGCGTTGACCCCGGACTGACCCGGTGCGGTGTCGGTGTGGTCGAAGGTGTCGCAGGCCGGCCCCTGACCATGCGCGGCGTCGGTGTCGTACGCACGCCCGCCGACGCGGAGTTGGGGCAGCGCCTCGTCGCCATCGAGCAGGGCATCGAGCAGTGGCTCGACGAGCACCGGCCCGAATTCGTCGCTGTGGAGCGGGTGTTCAGCCAGCACAACGTCCGTACGGTGATGGGCACGGCCCAGGCCAGCGCGGTCGCCATGCTGTGCGCCGCCCGGCGCGGGATTCCCGTGGCCCTGCACACGCCGAGCGAGGTCAAGGCCGCCGTCACCGGTAACGGCCGCGCCGACAAGGCCCAGGTCGGTGCCATGGTCACCCGGCTCCTCCGGCTCGACGCACCCCCGAAGCCCGCCGACGCGGCGGACGCCCTGGCCCTCGCGATCTGCCACATCTGGCGCGCGCCCGCGCAGAACCGCCTGCAGCAGGCCGTCGCCCAGAACCGGCTCCAGCAGGCCGCCGCCCTGCACGCGTCGAAACTCGCCTCGCAACAAGCACCGGGCCGCGCGGCGACCGACGGACCGAACCACGCACCGCCCCACGCACCGCCCCACGCACCGAAAGGCCGTACCGCATGA
- a CDS encoding YebC/PmpR family DNA-binding transcriptional regulator, whose protein sequence is MSGHSKWATTKHKKAVIDAKRGKLFAKMIKNIEVAARTGGADPAGNPTLFDAIQKAKKSSVPNKNIDSAVKRGAGLEAGGADYETIMYEGYGPNGVAVLIECLTDNRNRAASDVRVAMTRNGGNMADPGSVSYLFNRKGVVIVPKGELGEDDVLGAVLDAGAEEVNDLGESFEVISEATDLVAVRTALQDAGIDYDSADANFVPTMQVELDEEGARKIFKLIDALEDSDDVQNVFANFDVSDEVMEKVDA, encoded by the coding sequence ATGTCCGGCCACTCTAAATGGGCTACGACGAAGCACAAGAAGGCCGTGATCGACGCCAAGCGCGGCAAGCTCTTCGCGAAGATGATCAAGAACATCGAGGTCGCGGCCCGTACCGGCGGTGCCGACCCCGCCGGTAACCCGACGCTCTTCGACGCCATCCAGAAGGCCAAGAAGAGCTCGGTCCCGAACAAGAACATCGACTCCGCGGTCAAGCGCGGTGCCGGTCTCGAAGCCGGTGGCGCCGACTACGAGACGATCATGTACGAGGGCTACGGCCCGAACGGTGTCGCGGTGCTCATCGAGTGCCTCACCGACAACCGCAACCGCGCCGCCTCGGACGTACGCGTCGCCATGACCCGCAACGGCGGCAACATGGCCGACCCGGGTTCCGTCTCGTACCTCTTCAACCGCAAGGGTGTCGTCATCGTCCCCAAGGGCGAGCTGGGCGAGGACGACGTCCTGGGTGCCGTGCTCGACGCGGGCGCCGAGGAGGTCAACGACCTGGGCGAGTCCTTCGAGGTCATCTCCGAGGCCACCGACCTGGTCGCGGTGCGCACCGCCCTTCAGGACGCCGGGATCGACTACGACTCCGCCGACGCCAACTTCGTCCCGACCATGCAGGTCGAGCTGGACGAGGAGGGCGCCAGGAAGATCTTCAAGCTCATCGACGCCCTTGAGGACAGCGACGACGTGCAGAACGTCTTCGCCAACTTCGACGTGAGCGACGAGGTCATGGAGAAGGTGGACGCGTAG
- the pdxT gene encoding pyridoxal 5'-phosphate synthase glutaminase subunit PdxT — protein sequence MTEVPVVGVLALQGDVREHLVALAAADAVGRAVRRPEELAEVDGLVIPGGESTTISKLAVLFGLMEPLRARVRAGMPVYGTCAGMIMLADKILDPRSGQETIGGIDMIVRRNAFGRQNESFEATVDVKGVAGDAVEGVFIRAPWVESVGAEAEVLAEHDGHIVAVRQGNALATSFHPELTGDHRVHGLFVEMVRANLAPGS from the coding sequence ATGACCGAGGTACCTGTCGTAGGTGTCCTGGCTCTCCAGGGCGACGTACGGGAGCACCTGGTCGCCCTGGCCGCGGCGGACGCCGTGGGCAGGGCGGTCCGGCGCCCCGAGGAACTCGCCGAGGTCGACGGACTCGTCATCCCCGGCGGCGAGTCCACCACCATTTCCAAACTGGCCGTCCTCTTCGGCCTGATGGAACCCCTCCGCGCGCGTGTGCGGGCCGGGATGCCCGTCTACGGCACCTGCGCGGGCATGATCATGCTCGCCGACAAGATCCTCGACCCGCGCTCGGGCCAGGAGACCATCGGCGGCATCGACATGATCGTGCGCCGCAACGCCTTCGGACGGCAGAACGAATCCTTCGAGGCGACGGTCGACGTGAAGGGCGTGGCGGGCGATGCCGTGGAGGGCGTCTTCATCCGTGCCCCCTGGGTCGAGTCCGTGGGCGCGGAGGCGGAGGTGCTGGCCGAGCACGACGGCCACATCGTCGCCGTGCGTCAGGGCAACGCGCTCGCCACGTCGTTCCACCCGGAACTGACCGGCGACCACCGCGTGCACGGCCTGTTCGTCGAGATGGTGCGCGCGAACCTGGCTCCGGGGTCCTAG